A section of the Pithys albifrons albifrons isolate INPA30051 chromosome 30, PitAlb_v1, whole genome shotgun sequence genome encodes:
- the LOC139683900 gene encoding scale keratin-like, whose product MSCSDLCPPKSSVAVPQPIAESCNELCARQCPDSTAFIQPPPVVVTFPGPILSSFPQQAVVGSAGAPAFGGNLGLGGLYPSAAATQASGGLCTFGTACAAPACSPCVLPRSSRKLWNTCGPC is encoded by the coding sequence ATGTCGTGCTCCGATCTGTGCCCCCCGAAGAGCAGcgtggctgtgccccagcccatcGCCGAGAGCTGCAACGAGCTGTGTGCCCGCCAGTGCCCCGACTCCACGGCCTTCATCCAGCCGCCCCCCGTCGTCGTCACCTTccccggccccatcctcagctccttcccccagcaaGCCGTGGTGGGCTCGGCCGGAGCCCCCGCCTTTGGGGGcaacctggggctggggggcctcTACCCCTCTGCTGCGGCCACCCAGGCCTCGGGGGGCCTCTGCACCTTTGGCACAGCCTGCGCTGCTCCCGCCTGCAGCCCTTGTGTCCTGCCCCGCTCCTCCAGGAAGCTCTGGAACACCTGTGGGCCCTGCtag